The following proteins are encoded in a genomic region of Dioscorea cayenensis subsp. rotundata cultivar TDr96_F1 chromosome 8, TDr96_F1_v2_PseudoChromosome.rev07_lg8_w22 25.fasta, whole genome shotgun sequence:
- the LOC120267256 gene encoding uncharacterized protein LOC120267256 — MEVGNCANDSANARAAKGKRGTPNKRWKAEFDNFLIPVLVEQANKGLKCDKSFKRVAFAHAASAVNTKFNTDFTAENVENHYRTLKARYVEIKKARDLSGAGWDNETKMITLDPIVAFTYTEVYFFLFVAAKAFINKPIENYEGLRIICGEDSATGSYATSLYSDFGEKTIGDENNENENSDSPVDQRNSDDDGTGNSAPPIARSPAMSSSMRSQRTKGSKDIPMMADLVTVVGEMAATIRNPTHWSETLYSRVMEVEGFTEHVLEDVFDYLQEREAEARKFMVKRLEMREAWVRKYLANLA, encoded by the exons ATGGAAGTTGGAAATTGCGCAAACGACAGTGCGAATGCGAGGGCTGCCAAAGGAAAACGCGGAACTCCCAATAAGAGATGGAAGGCAGAATTTGATAATTTTCTGATTCCGGTGTTGGTTGAGCAAGCCAACAAAGGGCTGAAGTGTGACAAATCTTTCAAAAGAGTTGCTTTTGCCCATGCTGCATCGGCAGTGAACACCAAATTTAACACTGACTTTACAGCGGAAAATGTTGAGAACCACTACCGGACACTGAAGGCTCGATACGTGGAGATTAAAAAGGCAAGAGACTTGAGTGGGGCGGGATGGGACAACGAAACGAAAATGATTACCCTTGACCCAATCGTTGCATTCACTTATACGGAggtatatttctttttgtttgttg CTGCAAAAGCTTTCATCAACAAACCTATTGAAAACTATGAAGGGTTACGGATTATTTGTGGCGAGGATAGTGCGACAGGGTCATATGCGACATCTCTGTATTCGGATTTTGGAGAGAAAACTATTGGAGATGAAAATAATGAGAATGAGAACTCGGACTCACCAGTCGATCAACGTAATAGTGATGATGATGGCACTGGGAATTCAGCACCTCCAATTGCGCGTAGTCCTGCAATGTCATCGAGCATGAGGTCCCAACGAACAAAGGGGAGCAAAGACATTCCAATGATGGCTGATCTGGTGACAGTTGTCGGGGAAATGGCAGCGACAATTAGAAACCCTACACATTGGTCAGAAACACTGTATTCAAGGGTTATGGAAGTTGAGGGCTTCACTGAGCATGTGCTGGAAGATGTGTTTGATTATCTCCAGGAGAGAGAAGCTGAAGCGAGAAAGTTCATGGTTAAACGGTTAGAGATGAGGGAGGCCTGGGTTCGGAAGTATCTCGCCAACCTTGCTTAA
- the LOC120267257 gene encoding protein ALP1-like, producing the protein MTLVQPPSGICHPEIEANPNWYPHFKDCVGLLDGTHVDASVPPLELPRFRGRKGPTQNVLAVVNPDLKFTYVLAGWEGSANDFTVLRDAISQPQPEGLKIIEGKYYLIDAGYTTMNGFIAPYRGVRYHLKEHNGRAPMNPKELFNLRHSMLRSHVERAFATLKNRFKILTSHPFFPFKTQVLLVLACCIIHNYIEGVDPSDQIFHDRRLQDDEVLSSQPRSQREQREENRQWVKLRDKIANEMWCQYSGSI; encoded by the exons ATGACTTTAGTACAACCTCCTAGTGGGATCTGTCACCCCGAGATTGAAGCTAACCCAAATTGGTATCCTCACTTCAAA GACTGTGTGGGGTTGTTGGATGGTACGCATGTTGATGCGTCCGTTCCCCCGTTAGAGTTACCACGTTTTCGTGGTCGGAAAGGACCAACGCAAAATGTGCTAGCGGTAGTCAACCCAGACCTCAAGTTCACCTATGTACTTGCTGGTTGGGAAGGATCTGCAAATGATTTCACCGTATTAAGAGACGCAATATCACAACCACAACCTGAGGGCCTCAAGATAATAGAAG GGAAATATTACTTGATTGATGCGGGATATACTACCATGAATGGGTTCATTGCGCCTTATCGAGGTGTTCGATACCATTTAAAAGAACATAACGGAAGGGCTCCAATGAACCCAAAGGAATTATTCAACTTAAGGCATTCTATGTTGCGGTCACATGTTGAGCGTGCGTTTGCCACATTAAAGAATCGATTCAAAATTTTGACCTCCCACCCGTTTTTCCCTTTTAAGACTCAAGTTTTGTTGGTTCTTGCGTGTTGTATCATTCATAATTACATAGAAGGTGTTGATCCAAGCGATCAAATCTTCCATGACAGAAGATTGCAGGATGATGAGGTTCTTTCATCGCAGCCGCGTTCACAGCGAGAACAACGTGAAGAGAACAGACAGTGGGTCAAGTTAAGAGATAAAATCGCTAATGAGATGTGGTGTCAATATTCTGGCAGTATCTGA